DNA sequence from the Caminibacter pacificus genome:
GGATTAATATGAGTATTATTACCAGAAGTCCGTTTTTATTCAGGATAAATACAGGTAGTTGTAATGGATGTGACGTAGAGCTTGCTACTACGGCCATGATACCGAGATACGATGTCGAAAGACTCGGATGCAGATATACGGGGAGTCCTAAACATGCCGACATTTTGCTTGTGACGGGACCGATAACCGCCAGAAGTAAACCTTATTTGATTGAGGTATTGGATGAACTGCCAAGACCGTTTGTTGTCGTTGCTATAGGAACTTGTCCGACAAGTTGCGGTATTTTTAGAGATTCTTATTCTATTGAAGGCCCTCTTGATAAATATGTTGAAGTGGATGTAAACGTTCCGGGGTGTCCTCCAAGACCTCAAGCGATTATCGACGGAGTGGCAAAAGCACTTGAAATTTGGAAAAGAAAAATAAGGGATTTCAAATGAGCGGATTTTTAAAAATTGCAATAAGAAACCTTTTAAAAGGTC
Encoded proteins:
- a CDS encoding NADH-quinone oxidoreductase subunit B family protein, giving the protein MSIITRSPFLFRINTGSCNGCDVELATTAMIPRYDVERLGCRYTGSPKHADILLVTGPITARSKPYLIEVLDELPRPFVVVAIGTCPTSCGIFRDSYSIEGPLDKYVEVDVNVPGCPPRPQAIIDGVAKALEIWKRKIRDFK